Within Mycobacterium heckeshornense, the genomic segment CCGAGGCGGTCAGCTGATTGGTTGTCGAACCGGCGGATTTAGCCATGGTGTCGCTCCTGTGGTGGTCGGGCACGGCCAGCATCGCGACAACCAGAAGGTCCCCGTCGATAACGGCGGCCGGCACAATTGGCGGCCACCCTCGCCGTGACGCCCGACAGGGTAGCGCATCGGCGGGTCAGAGCGGAAACTTGACGCCGGTGAGCTGCTCGGACAGCTCCCACAGCGCGGCGGCGGTGCTGTCTTGCCGCGCTCGGCGGCTGCGGCCGACGGGCTGGGTGCGGCCGACCATGCCGAACCGTGGCCCCACGAAAGTGTCGCCCGGCAAATCCTGAGACGCGGCATACAGGGTCTGGCGGGCACCGAATTCCGGGTCGGTGGCGAAGAATCGGTTGCCGAGCGCCATCAGTGCGTCTTCCACCCGGTGGCCGGATCGTCCCTGAAGATTGGTGCGCGAATAACCCGGATGGGCAGCCAGCGCGCGCAGGGATGAGCCCACCGAATCCAGGCGCCGCTGCAGTTCGCGGGTGAACAATAGGTTGGCGAGTTTCGACTGGCCGTAGGCCAGCCACCGCGAGTACTGCCGGGACTGCCAGTTGAAGTCGGTCAGGCTGATGCGGCCGATCCGGTGGAACACCGACGAGATGGTCACCACGCGGTCGGTGAGCACAGGCAGCAGCAGATTCGTCAGCGCGAAATGGCCGAGGTGATTCGTGCCGACCTGACTTTCGAAGCCGTCCACGGTCCTGGCCTCCGGGGTGGCCATGATGCCGGCGTTGTTGATCAGCACGTCGACGGTGTCGATGGTGTCGGCGAAAGCCCGCACCGAGGCCAAATCCTGCAGGTCGAGTGGGCGCACCTCGACCCGCCCGGTCATCTGCCGCGCGGCCGCATCGCCTTTGTCGGTGTTGCGCACGGCAAGGATGACCCGGGCGCCGACCCGGGCCAATTCGCGGGCCGTGATCGCCCCCAGGCCGCTGTTGGCACCGGTGACGATGACCGTGCGCCCGGCGAATGACGGCAGCTCTGCGGCGGTCCACCCCATGGCAGATACGGTAACGCGGCCAAGGCGCCGCGCTGCCGCGAGCTATTTGGCCGCGACCGTGAATCCCGCGATGATCATCTCGATGTCCGACGCCTGCGGGAAGGCCTGGTCGGCCAGGCTGGTGATCGTGAGCTGAACCAGATAAGGCTGTTTCGCCGGGGGAGAGCCGGTAGCGATGACGACCCGGTTCCACCCGTGCAACCGTTTGCCGCCCAGGTCGTAGCTGCCCTCGATCATCGACGACGGAAAGCCGTGAAAGTCCGCCGTGGAGGCGTTGAGCTTCCTGAAATTCTCTGTGCGCTCGGCATCGGCGTTGGCGTGCTTGATCACATCGGCGGTGTCGAAATCCCCGCGCAACTTGAACACCATCAGCATCGCGATCGGGTAGCTGCCATTTTTTGCAATGGCCTGCGTGGCTGGCGTGATGCTGGGATTGCTGAATTTCTCCCAGCCCGGCGGGGTGGGGATCGACACCGCCAAATCGGTGAGCGTGTCAGGGGCCACCTGCTCACCGGTGACGCCGACGCTCTCCAGGTATTTCCCGAGCGGCTCGGGCGTCGCAGTCGTTGTCAGGGTGGTGGAGGTCGTCGTGGTCGTCGTCCAAATCGACTGGTAGTCGGGCTCTTTCGCACTGCAGCTGACCGCCGCCAGCACGAAAATCAGGACGGCGACCCCCCTCCGGGCAGGCACCGTCACAGAATCTCGTGCACCGCGTCGATCGGACGAGCCAGTCGAGTGCCCTTGGGTGTCATCACGAACGGCCGCTGGATCAGGATGGGATGTTCGGCCATTGCGTCGAGCAGCTCGTCGTCGCTGGCGTCGGCAAGGCTAAGTTCGGTGTACAGCGGCTCACGGGTACGCACCGCGGCACGCACATCGATGCCGGCGTCGCGAATCATCTTCGCCAGCTGCTCTCGCGACGGAGGCGTCTTCAAATACTCGACAATAGTTGGCTCGATGCCCTTGTCGCGCAACAACTCCAGTGTTTTACGCGACGTACTGCATTTGGGGTTGTGGTAGATGACGGTGTCGGTCGAAGTGCCGGGCATTTACGCGTCTCCGTCGAACAATCCTGTCACTGAACCGTTTTCGAAGACCGCGCGGATGGTGCTGGCCAGCAGGGGAGCGATCGACAACACCGTCAGTTGCGGGAACCGCTTGGTCTCGTCGATCGGCAGCGTGTTGGTGACGATCACCTCACGGGCTCCGCACTGGGCCAGCAGTTTCGGAGCAGGATCGGACAACACGCCGTGGGTGGCGGCGACGATCACGTCTCCGGCGCCGTCGTCCTTCAGCAGCGGCACAGCGGCGGCGATGGTGCCACCGGTGTCGATCATGTCGTCGATCAGGATGCAGGTCTTGCCGGCGACCTCGCCGACGACGCGGTTGGACTTCACCTGGTTAGGCACCCGTGGGTCGCGGGTCTTGTGGATGAAGGCCAGCGGAACGCCACCCAGCGAGTCGGCCCACTTCTCGGCGATGCGCACCCGGCCGGAGTCGGGGGAGACGACCACCATGTCGTGGCCGCTGTAGTTGTCCTTGATGTAGCCGGTCAGCAGATTCTGCGCGCGCATGTGATCGACCGGGCCGTCAAAGAAGCCCTGGATCTGGTCGGTGTGCAGGTCCACCGTCACGATTCGGTCGGCCCCGGCGGTCTTGAGCAGGTCGGCGACCAGCCGCGCCGAGATCGGCTCGCGGCCGCGGTGTTTTTTGTCCTGGCGGGCGTACGGGTAGAACGGCACGACGGCGGTGATCCGCTTGGCGCTGCCCCGCTTGAGCGCGTCGAGCATGATCAGCTGTTCCATCAGCCACTTGTTCAGCGGCGCCGGATGCGACTGCAGCACGAACGCGTCGCAGCCGCGCACCGACTCGTGGTAGCGCACGAAGATCTCGCCGTTGGCGAAGTCCCGGGCAGTCTGCGCGGTCACGTGGACGTCGAGCTCCTTGGCCACCTGCTCGGCCAGTTCGGGGTGCGCACGACCCGCGAACAACATCAGATTTTTGCGGTTGTCGGTCCAGTCGTGGCTCACGTGCTGCCCCCGCCGTTGGGATCGAGTGGTGGCCTAATACTAAGGAGGAAAACGTCAAGGTGTCTGATCGGGCCGCCGCTGTGCCTTTTCTGCCGCCCGCGCGGCGGCGCTGCCCGGTCGTTTGCGTAGCACCCAGCCCTCGATGTTGCGCTGCGGACCGGCCGACACGGCCAACGCCCCGGGCGGGACGTCGTGGCGCACCACCGTGCCGGCACCGGTGTAGGCGCCGTCACCCACGGTGACCGGCGCGACGAACATGGTGTCGGAGCCGGTGCGCACGTGGGAGCCGATCCTGGTGCGCTGCTTGGTCTCGCCGTCGTAGTTGACGAAAACGCTGGATGCGCCGATATTGCTGTGCTCGCCGATGTCGGCGTCACCGACGTAGGTCAGATGCGGCACCTTGCTGCCGGTGCCAATGGTGCAGTTCTTGGCCTCGACGAACGCGCCCAGTTTGCCGTCCGCGGCTAAGACGGTGCCGGGCCGCAGGTAGGCGAATGGGCCGACCACCGCGCCGTCACCGATCGACGCCGAAGTGCCGTGCGTGCGGATCACCGACGCACCGTCACCGACGGTGACGTCGGTCAAGGTGGTGTCGGGGCCGATGGTGCAGTGCCCGCCGATGCGGGTGCGGCCCAGTAGCTGCGTTCCGGGCAGGATCACGGTGTCGCGGCCGATGCTCACGTCGACGTCAATCCAGGTGGTGGCGGGGTCGATGACCGTGACGCCGCCCAGCTGGTGTGCGGCGACGATACGGCGGTTGAGCTCCGCGGAAAGCTCGGCCAACTGAACCCGGTCGTTGACCCCGGCGACCAGCGCGCTGTCGTCGACGTGGCGGGCATGCACGGCCTGGCCGTCGCGGCGGACGATGGAGATCACGTCGGTCAGGTAGAGCTCGCGCTGGGCGTTGTCGGCGGACAGCCGGCCCAGTGCGGAACGCAGCGCCGCGATGTCGAAGGCGTAGACCCCGGCGTTGACTTCCCGGATCTCCCGCTGGGACGGTGTCGCGTCGGCTTGCTCGACGATCGCGATCACTTCGTTGTCTTGGGTGCGCAGGACCCGGCCGTAACCGGTGGGATCGGCAAGCGTCGTGGTCAGCACGGTGACCGCTGCCGGGTGGGCGCGATGGGTGGCGATCAGGTCGGCCAGCGTATCGGCGTCCAGCAGCGGAATGTCGGCCGAGGTGACGACGACGCCCCCGCTGTAGTCAGCCGGCAGCGCCGAGAGTCCACACAGCACGGCGTGTCCGGTCCCAAGCTGTTGGTCCTGCAGCGCCACGTCGATGGGGCGACCCAAGCTGTCGGCCAGTTCGGCGACCACGGGTGCGATCCGGTCGTGGTCGTGGCCCAACACGACGACCAGATGTTGCGGTGCGACCTTGGCGATCGAATACAGGCAATGGGCTAGCATGCTGCGCCCGGCGATGGTGTGCAGCACCTTGGGAGTGTCCGAGCGCATCCGGGTTCCGGCCCCCGCCGCCAAAACCAGGACCGCCGATTCGCCGTGTGTTGTCATGAACACCTCTTTCGCCGCGAGTGCGCCTGTGTCCGCCGACACCCCGTCCAGCCTGTCATTTCGCGCACGCTCGCGGCAAAAAACCGCGGCATCATGGGCGGCTCCGTCGCCAGGACTCGAACCTGAACTCTCAGAACCAAAATCTGATGTGCTGCCGATTACACCACGACGGACGGTGTACCAGCGACGACTTTAGCCCGGTGACGCCGCGGTGCGCACCGCCGACCGGGGCGGAGTCGGCCAATGAAAGCCCGGGCGAGCCGATACGCTGGGAGACGTGGCTGCGCTGGATAGGGAGCCAGACAAGGACGTGCGGGAGCCGCGCGCCAGGATGACCGGCAGCGAGAGACGGCATCAACTGATCGATATCGCACGTTCGCTCTTTGCCGAACGCGGCTACGAGGGCACGTCGATCGAGGAGATCGCGCAGCGGGCCAACGTGTCCAAGCCGGTGGTATACGAGCATTTCGGCGGCAAGGAAGGGCTGTATGCGGTGGTCGTCGACCGCGAGATGTCGGCGCTGCTCGATGGCATCACGTCGTCGCTGACCAGGTCGACCAACAACCGGTCGCGGCTGCGTATCGAACGGGTGGCGCTGGCGTTGCTCACCTATGTCGAGGAACGCACCGACGGTTTCCGGATCCTGATCCGGGATTCGCCGGCATCGATCAGCTCGGGCACCTATTCCACCCTGCTCAACGACGCGGTCAGCCAGGTGTCGTCCATCCTGGCCGGGGACTTTGCCCGCCGCGGCCTCGATCCCGAAACGGCGCCGCTGTATGCCCAGGCGCTGGTCGGTTCGGTGTCGATGACCGCCCAATGGTGGCTCGACGCCCGCGAGCCCAAAAAGGAAGTGGTCGCCGCGCACCTGGTCAACCTGTGCTGGAACGGCCTGACCCACCTGGAGGCTGATCCCACCCTGCTCGACGAATAGCGCTCCGCCGGGAAACCACCGCCGACCTGCTGGCACGCGACCGGGGTTAATTGCCGCGACCCGCTGCGGGCGGGCGACCGGTGAGCGTCGGCTGTGTCGCGAAAGTGTCGGTGGCGACGGTACTTCTCGAGAAACGTGTTGCTGGCCGCACTTTCGCGCACGGGGGTCAGCGGGCTCGTGAATGCAACGGTGGTGTGGCGGCGATCACCTGAGTTGGGCGGAGCCGCAACGTGAATCGGTCGAGGCATAGAATGGCCGCATCATGACCGCACCGGGGTTTGCCCGACCAGATACCCCGATCGCGGGGCTCGTCGACTTGGCGTTGAGCGCGCCGACCTTCCAGCAACTCATCGATCAGGCAGCGGATCGACCCGACGAATTGAGCCTGGTCGGTCCGGCCAGCGCACGGGTCTTCGTCACCAGCGCGCTGGCCCGGCACGGCCCGTTGCTGGTGGTCACCGCCACCAACCGGGAAGCTGACGATCTGACCACCGAGCTGCGCGGCGTGCACGGCGACGCGGTCGCGTTGTTCCCGTCCTGGGAAACCCTGCCGCACGAACGGCTCTCGCCGGGCGTCGACACCATGGGCGCCCGCCTCATGGTGCTGCGCCGGCTGGCTCACCCCGAGGACGCGCGGCTGGGACCGCCGCTGCGGGTGGTGGTGACCCCGGCCCGCTCGCTTTTGCAGCCGATGACACCACGACTGGGCGACATCGAGCCGCTCACCCTGGCCGTCGGCGACGAGGTCGCGTTCGAAGAGGTCATCACCCGGCTGGTCGAATTGGCCTATACCCGGGCCGACATGGTCGGCCGGCGTGGGGAGTTTGCGGTGCGCGGCGGCATACTCGACGTGTTTCCGCCCACCGCCGAGCATCCGGTGCGCATCGAGTTCTGGGGCGACGAGGTCACCGAGATGCGGATGTTCTCGGTGGCCGATCAGCGCTCCATCCCCGAGCTGACCGTAACGACCCTGGTTGCAGTGGCCTGCCGGGAGCTGTTGCTGACCGACGACGTGCGGGACCGGGCCGCCAACTTGGCCGGTAAACATCCGGGCGCCGAGCACGCCATCGTCGGCAGCGTCACCGACATGCTGGCCAAACTGGCCGAGGGCATCCCCGTCGACGGCATGGAGGCACTGCTGCCC encodes:
- a CDS encoding oxidoreductase, which translates into the protein MGWTAAELPSFAGRTVIVTGANSGLGAITARELARVGARVILAVRNTDKGDAAARQMTGRVEVRPLDLQDLASVRAFADTIDTVDVLINNAGIMATPEARTVDGFESQVGTNHLGHFALTNLLLPVLTDRVVTISSVFHRIGRISLTDFNWQSRQYSRWLAYGQSKLANLLFTRELQRRLDSVGSSLRALAAHPGYSRTNLQGRSGHRVEDALMALGNRFFATDPEFGARQTLYAASQDLPGDTFVGPRFGMVGRTQPVGRSRRARQDSTAAALWELSEQLTGVKFPL
- a CDS encoding LpqN/LpqT family lipoprotein, with product MPARRGVAVLIFVLAAVSCSAKEPDYQSIWTTTTTTSTTLTTTATPEPLGKYLESVGVTGEQVAPDTLTDLAVSIPTPPGWEKFSNPSITPATQAIAKNGSYPIAMLMVFKLRGDFDTADVIKHANADAERTENFRKLNASTADFHGFPSSMIEGSYDLGGKRLHGWNRVVIATGSPPAKQPYLVQLTITSLADQAFPQASDIEMIIAGFTVAAK
- the arsC gene encoding arsenate reductase (glutaredoxin) (This arsenate reductase requires both glutathione and glutaredoxin to convert arsenate to arsenite, after which the efflux transporter formed by ArsA and ArsB can extrude the arsenite from the cell, providing resistance.), with product MPGTSTDTVIYHNPKCSTSRKTLELLRDKGIEPTIVEYLKTPPSREQLAKMIRDAGIDVRAAVRTREPLYTELSLADASDDELLDAMAEHPILIQRPFVMTPKGTRLARPIDAVHEIL
- a CDS encoding ribose-phosphate diphosphokinase, with the translated sequence MSHDWTDNRKNLMLFAGRAHPELAEQVAKELDVHVTAQTARDFANGEIFVRYHESVRGCDAFVLQSHPAPLNKWLMEQLIMLDALKRGSAKRITAVVPFYPYARQDKKHRGREPISARLVADLLKTAGADRIVTVDLHTDQIQGFFDGPVDHMRAQNLLTGYIKDNYSGHDMVVVSPDSGRVRIAEKWADSLGGVPLAFIHKTRDPRVPNQVKSNRVVGEVAGKTCILIDDMIDTGGTIAAAVPLLKDDGAGDVIVAATHGVLSDPAPKLLAQCGAREVIVTNTLPIDETKRFPQLTVLSIAPLLASTIRAVFENGSVTGLFDGDA
- the glmU gene encoding bifunctional UDP-N-acetylglucosamine diphosphorylase/glucosamine-1-phosphate N-acetyltransferase GlmU, encoding MTTHGESAVLVLAAGAGTRMRSDTPKVLHTIAGRSMLAHCLYSIAKVAPQHLVVVLGHDHDRIAPVVAELADSLGRPIDVALQDQQLGTGHAVLCGLSALPADYSGGVVVTSADIPLLDADTLADLIATHRAHPAAVTVLTTTLADPTGYGRVLRTQDNEVIAIVEQADATPSQREIREVNAGVYAFDIAALRSALGRLSADNAQRELYLTDVISIVRRDGQAVHARHVDDSALVAGVNDRVQLAELSAELNRRIVAAHQLGGVTVIDPATTWIDVDVSIGRDTVILPGTQLLGRTRIGGHCTIGPDTTLTDVTVGDGASVIRTHGTSASIGDGAVVGPFAYLRPGTVLAADGKLGAFVEAKNCTIGTGSKVPHLTYVGDADIGEHSNIGASSVFVNYDGETKQRTRIGSHVRTGSDTMFVAPVTVGDGAYTGAGTVVRHDVPPGALAVSAGPQRNIEGWVLRKRPGSAAARAAEKAQRRPDQTP
- a CDS encoding TetR/AcrR family transcriptional regulator, with the translated sequence MTGSERRHQLIDIARSLFAERGYEGTSIEEIAQRANVSKPVVYEHFGGKEGLYAVVVDREMSALLDGITSSLTRSTNNRSRLRIERVALALLTYVEERTDGFRILIRDSPASISSGTYSTLLNDAVSQVSSILAGDFARRGLDPETAPLYAQALVGSVSMTAQWWLDAREPKKEVVAAHLVNLCWNGLTHLEADPTLLDE